Within the Candidatus Zixiibacteriota bacterium genome, the region CTATTGCCCTGCAGAGTATCATAATAGCCGGGTGTTACGTTTTCACCCGCCGGGTGTGGCTGGTGTTTGGTCTTCATGCGGGATGGAATTATTTCCAGAGTTCGATTTATGGGGTTTCGGTGTCCGGGGCGGATGAATTCGACAGCCTGCTGGTGCCATCGATAAGCGGGCCGGCCTGGATAACGGGGGATAAGTTTGGAATTGAGGGTTCTTATGTTACCACGGTATTGTGTCTGATAATCGGCATTTTGCTCGTGATGAAAGCGTCGAGGATGGGTCAGCTTGTGGGGCCGCTGTGGGTGCGGAAGGTGAAGAGGGAGGCGGTGTTAGCGTCGAGTGTCGATAGCGGTACGACGGAGTGAAAGCCAGAAAATTCTTGCTCTTTGGGAGAGTTGATTCGTAGATTAAATGCGAAGATGAAATAGTTCCGTTGGGGGTGGCGTAAATTACCGCCTGAGAACATACCCCCTCGACCTGATCCGGATAATACCGGCGTAGGGAAACGGAGATGTAGTAAGCATCCCCATTGCCTAATTACCGGCAAACCTAACGAGTCGGGACGGAATCTTGCTAAACAACAAGGTTTTATGCGAGGTAACGTCATGAATGCGATTTATCACTGGTTAGTGGAGAGGACCGTCAGGTCACATTCTCGACTTTGTCGAGCGCAAGACCTGACGGAACGGGGAAGGGACCATGAGGGGCAGATGGGGACATCTGCCGCCCACGAGGAGACCGTCAGGTCACACCCTCGACTTCGTCGAGCGCAAGACCTGACGGAACGGGGAAAGGACGATGAGGGGCAGATGGGGACATCTGCCGCCCACGAGGAGACCGTCAGGTCACACCCTCGACTTCGTCGAGTGCAAGACCTGACGGAACGGGGAAGGGACGATGAGGGGCAGATGAAGACATCTGCCGCCCACGAGGAGACCGTCAGGTCACACCCTCGACTTCGTCGAGCGCAGGACCTGACGGAACAGGGAAGGGACCATGAGGGGCAGATGAGGACATCTGCCGCCCACGAGGAGACCGTCAGGTCACATTCTCGACTTTGTCGAGCGCAAGACCTGACGGAACGGAAGGGGTGTGTGTCATTTATGCTGGTGGCTGTTGCGGTCCTGCTGATGGCTGTGCCAGACGTGAGGGCGAAAGCGGTGAGTGGTCTGGTTGTCGATAGCGATGGCAAGCCTATCCCCGGCGTATCGGTGGTCACCGATGTGAGAGGCAGAGGGACAATCACAAATGATGACGGTGAATATGAGCTTACCGACGCGGAGCAGGTGACGCGCATTACTTTTTCTTCGGTGGGATATCAATCGGTTCAGTACAATATCGCCAGTCTGCCTGACACCGTAGCGCTCGAAGAGATGTATTACCGGGGGACGGATATTTTGGTGCGTTCGGACCGGGCGGAGCGGGGGATTACGCCGATAGCGTTTGAGGATTTTTCGAAAGAAGATATCAAGCGCGACTACACGGTGGGAGAATTTCCGCTGCTTTTGTCAACCACGCCGAATCTGTATTCGTATTCTGACGCGGGGTCATCGCTGGGGTACAGTTACACGAAGATTCGCGGGTTCGATGATAAACGGATCGTTACATATATCAACGGCGTGCCGCTCAACGATCCGGAGGACCAGGCGACCTATTTCGTGGACCTTCCTGATTTCGCCGCCAACGTGTCTGATATTCAGGTTCAACGCGGGGTGGGCAATTCGCTGTATGGGGACGCGTCGTTCGGCGGTTCCATAAACATTGTCACCAACAGCTTCAGCCGGGAGCGCCAGACGACCATCACGGCGGGCTACGGCGAGTATATGTCGGACGGAGAGTCTGTCAGTGATGTTTACAAGCAGAGTATAGAATATGCGAGTGGTTTGATAGACGGCCGATGGTTGTTTTCGGGAAGATTCTCCAAACAGAAGACGGGCGGGTATCGCCATAACAGTTGGTACGATGGCTGGGCGTATTATTTTTCGGTGTCCCGGCTGGATCCCCGAATGACGACAGAGATTCATGTTTACGGCGGGCCGATGCGGATGCATCTGGCGTACTATGGAGTGTCGCGCGACGCGATAGCGCAGGATCGAAGGGTGAATCCGCTCACTTATGACAACGAGACGGATAATTTCAATCAACCGCACTATCAGCTTCACAACACTTATCGTCTGACCGACAACGCCACTCTGTACAATACTCTGTACTATATCAGGGGGAAGGGTTACTACGAGCAGTATAAGGATGACCGGGATTATTGGGAGTACAATATTCCGACCGCTCTGACCAATATCGATCCCGACACCGGCGAGCCATATACGAGAGGGGATGTGGTGCGTCAGCAATGGGTCGAAAAGAATCAGACGGGTTGGAACCCTCGATTGGATGTGACTCACAAGAAGGGGATGCACTCTGTCGGCGGGTCGTTTTACTATTTCGACTCGGATCATTGGGGTCAGGTGGTGTGGGCGCAGAACGTGAATGGCGCGCTGGATCCGCGGCATCGGTACTATCAGTACTACGGCAAGAAGTATGTTGCTTCGGTGTTCGCCGAGGAGTATTACCGGTTGAGCGACAAACTCAGCGCTCAACTTACGGCTCAGTTGCGTTATCAGAAATATGATTTCGACCAGGACAGGATGGGGGCTTTTCAAGGGTTCGACTACAGCCTGGATTGGCTTTTCTTCTCGCCGCGAGCCGGCGTCACCTTTAGCCTTAACGAAAGACTGAGCCTGTTTGCAAATTTAGCGGTATCATCGCGCACGCCGACCGATGCCGATATTTACGACGCCAACGACCCGTATATTCTTCCATCGCTCGAAATAGAGTCAGTTCAGGTTGACGCGGGCGGTGATACGGTTTCATATGTGTTTGGCGATCCGACCTCGAAGAACGAACGGGTTTATAACTACGAGTTAGGAGGGCGGTATCAGGCGGACAGGTATGTTGTGGGTGTGAATCTTTTCTGGATGGATTTTCGGGATGAGATTATTCCTTATGGAGGTATCAACGAGAATACCGGTCTTCCTGTCACCGTGAATGCCGATCGTTCGGTGCACGCGGGCGTGGAGCTGACAGCGACATATAAGCCGGTCGAGCAGTTTTCGCTGAGCGGCAATGGCGCCTACAATTATAATCGGATCAAGGATTACGTGACAGAGATCGATGGTTACAGAATCGATTTCAAGGACAAGACGATTCCGCTTTTCCCGGAGTACCTGGTTAATCTCATGGCCGACTATAATGACGATACCTGGCGGCTGACATATCATCTGAGACTGGTCGGCAGACAGTTCATGGAGCTGGCCAATATCGGGCAGTTATCGATTGCTCCCTATTCGGTGTCATCTCTGTCGGCCTCTTACCGTTTTGCCAATCTGGCCGGGATCGGTGATTTGACTCTACAGGCGCGAGTTGACAACCTGTTCGACAAAAAGTATGAATCGTCCGGCTATGGCGGCAATTACGCGTACGAGATTGACGATGAGGTGCTGGTTGATGGCTGGGCGGAGTATTTCGTGGCGGCGGAGCGTTCTTTTTATGGACAGGTTGTTCTGGAGATGTTTTAGTCAAGCATGCACCTTGTTGATTATCTGCTCATAGTCGTCTATCTGGCGGCGCTGTTGATACTGGGATTCACTCGCCGGCTGAGAGCTGACAGTTCGGCCAGTGATCTTATTGTCGGCGGCCGGGTTTTGACTCTGCCGGCGTTTGTGGCCAGCCTGGTGTCGACATGGTATGGGGGGATACTGGGCGTCGGCGAATACAGTTACCGGTTCGGGCTTTCCAACTGGCTGGTGTTCGGGTTGCCTTATTATGTGGCGGCGTTTTTGTTCGCCATGTTTCTCGCGCGGCGCGCCCGCCAGAGTAAACTTCTGACAATCCCCGATCGTCTGGCGCAGGCGTATGATAACAAGACGGCGGTGGCGGGGTCGATCATAATATATTTTATGACGGTCCCCGCGGCGTACATATTGATGATCGGCACGCTGTGTCAGTATCTGTTCGGGTGGCCGTTCTGGGTGGGGGTGCTGTGCGGAACGTCATTTTCTGTCGTCTACGTATATTTCGGCGGGTTTAACTCGGTGGTGCGGACAGATCTTTTTCAGTTCGCGTTGATGTTTCTCGGATTCCTGTTGATGCTGGTGGTGCTCGCAAGCGAGTACGGAGGGATCGAATTTCTTCGCGCGAATGTACCGGCTGTTAATTTCACGTGGCACGGCGGCAATCCGGGGATGTATATCGCCATCTGGTATTTTATTGCACTGGCAACCCTTATAGAGCCCACATTTTATCAGCGGTGCTATGCGGCCAAAAACATGAATGTCGCGCGTACGGGGATTCTGGTATCGATAGGCTGCTGGGCGTTTTTTGATTTTCTGACGACCTCTTGCGGGTTGTATGCCCGGGCAATTCTGCCCGACCTGGCCAGCCCGGTAGGCTCATATCCGGCTCTGGGGTTGAAGGTGCTTCCGGTGGGTCTGCTGGGGTTGTTTGCCCTGGCTCTGCTGGCTACGGTCATGTCGACAATCGATTCATATTCATTCGTAGCCGCTTCTACTTTCAGCCGGGATATAGTAATGCGCCTGTTTCGGGTGAGAGAGAACAGGGTCACTTATTTCACGCGGTTGGGTCTGGTCGTAACGGTTGTCATAGCGGTGGTGATTGTTTTGTTTTTCCGGTCGGTGGTGGATATCTGGCATATTTTTGGTTCGGTTGGGACGCCGGCTCTGCTGGTGCCGGTGTTTTTCTCTTTTGTCGGCAAGCGACGGTTGCCCTCGCGATGGGCATTTGTATCGGTGGTATTTTCGGGGATGCTGTCGCTGGCGTGGTATCTCTCGCGGTACAGCGGGGCTGACGGCGTCTACTGGCTGGGGGTGGAACCTATTTTCCCGGGCCTTGTTGTGTCTGTTTTGATATTCGTGATGTTTGGCCGGCGGTCGGCGGACAAGGCGGTTGCAAAATAACGGAAATTGGTTATATTAGAAATCTCTATGAGTGATCCATTATACATGTCAAAGGAAGGTCGGCTGAAGCTGGAGGCGGAGCTCAAGCGGTTGAAGTTTGAGGAACGCCCGAAGATCGTGGCCGAGATCAAGCGAGCCCGGGAGTTGGGCGATATTTCCGAAAACGCCGAATACCATGCGGCCAAGGAGGCTCAGGGGCATCTTGAGAGGAAGATAGCCGAGGTTCAGGCCAAGCTGGCCCGTGTGCGCGCGGTGGACGCGGATCAGATTCCGACTGACAAGGTGTACCTGTTCGCCAAAGTTCTTGTTAAGGACCACAAGACGGGTGAGGAAATACTTTACACTATAGCTCCGCCCGAAGAGATAGATATTGATAACGACGTGATATCGGTAAAATCCCCGATTGGTGCGTCACTTCTGGGCAAAGAGGTCGGAGACGTAGTGGAAATAAAGGTTCCGGCCGGCGTACTCACTTACGAGATTCTTCAAATCTCACGAGATTAGATTTTGTTTGAGGCGATCGGCGCCGCTCGAATTCACTCTTCGTAATCGCCGAAAAAGTCGTCAACAGATTCTTCTTCTTCGTAGTAGCCGTTGGCTTCTTCGGGGTCGATTCCCGCCGCGAGACTGGCGCATTCGTCGCTGCAGAAATTTTCCCCTCCCTGATTAACGGCTTTTCCACGAATCTTCTCACCGCAGTTGGCGCAGAACATTTTCAGCCTCCAAGATTTATCAAAGAAGAGACAATTTTTTCGTCATTTTTGCTTAACAAAAATATGCTCTGTAATTATCGAACCGGGCGGCAAATATCTTAATTTCCGTTGTCATTTATGTCAAGTACTTTTGCGGGCCCTCCCAACGTAGAATTGTCCTGTTGCCGCAAAAGGCTTGCGGCTCCCGTGAAGTCCCCTCAAAACCGGAGGCGACATGGCAGGGGGCGGCCGGCCTGATTTTCAAGGAGTCAATTCGGAGCGAAATACCGTCAGATTGATTTATGTGGATCGGCAGAACAGCGGGGCGTCGGGTTAATCCTGGCCGAGGGTCATTATATCTTTGATCATAATGGGTTCGACGGCATAGAAGCCCTGACCGTATTTGCATCGGGCCTGCATGCCGAACGAACGAGCCATCAGGGTAAGGCTTTCGATATAATCGCGGGATTTCTCGGGGTTGAGAAATTGCGAGCGGTGAGCGGAAAGGGCCTTTATCCACTGGTCGAAGTGAGGTGTTATATCGACAACGAAATTGGGGGTAACTTGCGGGGGCAGGAAGTAATGGAAAATTCTGTTGACGAGATGTGGTTCGCCGGGGATATCGATTTTTTTCAGTGACGCCAGGTGGGAGGCGTTGATGGCGATGACTCCAGCCGCGACATGGTCAGGATGGGACTGGCGGCGTCCGTGACCAACGTGTGGGTAAGGGGCGAGAAGGATTCTGGGTCGGCAGTCTCGGATGATTTTGGCCAGCTCCATCCTCTTGTCGTAGCTGTCTTCGAGACGGGTATCGCCCCAGTCAAAGGTTTTGATGATGTCGACGCCGAGTATCCTGGCGGCATCGGTGACCTCGCTGGCGCGAATTTCGGCGTTACCGCCGGTGCCCATTTCTCCCTGGGTCAGAATTACAATGCCGCAGCGATAGCCTCGTTTGGCCAGATCGATGAGTACACCGCCGGTGCCAACTTCGACATCATCCGGATGAGCGCCGATTGACAGCAGATCATATGTGGGCAGCGTTTTGTTCATAGAGCAAAAAAAACCCGGTGGATGGTATCATATCCACCGGGTCAGAGCTTGTCAAGCCATACTATTAGTAATCATTTCCGAAGCATTCGGAGTGGAATATCAGCATATCCCTGAGCAGGTCGTAAACGTACTGGTCGGACGTGGCCGGAAGTCCGTCGTATCCGGTATATGACATGGTGGTTACCGGGTACCCCTGTTGCTGCAGGGTGGAGATCCAGGATGCAGTCTGGCCGTGATAGCCGTAGCGAGTCTCGGGCGTGGTGGCGACCCACATGTTGACGCCCTCGAGCGTGGAGCCGGCAAGCAAGTTCTCGAGATTGTTCTCCAGCCACAGATCCCAAACGGGTTGATACGGGAGACCATCCGAGGTGAACGGCATATGGAAATCGAAGTTTTCGTCACCACCGACCACCGAAGAAACCAGGGTAGTTGAATCGGCCACTACGTAGCGCTGATTGATGGTGATCGAGACGCCGTCGTAGGCATCCGGCACCTGATCGCCGTCGAGATCGA harbors:
- a CDS encoding TonB-dependent receptor translates to MGTSAAHEETVRSHPRLRRAQDLTERGKDDEGQMGTSAAHEETVRSHPRLRRVQDLTERGRDDEGQMKTSAAHEETVRSHPRLRRAQDLTEQGRDHEGQMRTSAAHEETVRSHSRLCRAQDLTERKGCVSFMLVAVAVLLMAVPDVRAKAVSGLVVDSDGKPIPGVSVVTDVRGRGTITNDDGEYELTDAEQVTRITFSSVGYQSVQYNIASLPDTVALEEMYYRGTDILVRSDRAERGITPIAFEDFSKEDIKRDYTVGEFPLLLSTTPNLYSYSDAGSSLGYSYTKIRGFDDKRIVTYINGVPLNDPEDQATYFVDLPDFAANVSDIQVQRGVGNSLYGDASFGGSINIVTNSFSRERQTTITAGYGEYMSDGESVSDVYKQSIEYASGLIDGRWLFSGRFSKQKTGGYRHNSWYDGWAYYFSVSRLDPRMTTEIHVYGGPMRMHLAYYGVSRDAIAQDRRVNPLTYDNETDNFNQPHYQLHNTYRLTDNATLYNTLYYIRGKGYYEQYKDDRDYWEYNIPTALTNIDPDTGEPYTRGDVVRQQWVEKNQTGWNPRLDVTHKKGMHSVGGSFYYFDSDHWGQVVWAQNVNGALDPRHRYYQYYGKKYVASVFAEEYYRLSDKLSAQLTAQLRYQKYDFDQDRMGAFQGFDYSLDWLFFSPRAGVTFSLNERLSLFANLAVSSRTPTDADIYDANDPYILPSLEIESVQVDAGGDTVSYVFGDPTSKNERVYNYELGGRYQADRYVVGVNLFWMDFRDEIIPYGGINENTGLPVTVNADRSVHAGVELTATYKPVEQFSLSGNGAYNYNRIKDYVTEIDGYRIDFKDKTIPLFPEYLVNLMADYNDDTWRLTYHLRLVGRQFMELANIGQLSIAPYSVSSLSASYRFANLAGIGDLTLQARVDNLFDKKYESSGYGGNYAYEIDDEVLVDGWAEYFVAAERSFYGQVVLEMF
- a CDS encoding sodium:solute symporter family protein, whose translation is MHLVDYLLIVVYLAALLILGFTRRLRADSSASDLIVGGRVLTLPAFVASLVSTWYGGILGVGEYSYRFGLSNWLVFGLPYYVAAFLFAMFLARRARQSKLLTIPDRLAQAYDNKTAVAGSIIIYFMTVPAAYILMIGTLCQYLFGWPFWVGVLCGTSFSVVYVYFGGFNSVVRTDLFQFALMFLGFLLMLVVLASEYGGIEFLRANVPAVNFTWHGGNPGMYIAIWYFIALATLIEPTFYQRCYAAKNMNVARTGILVSIGCWAFFDFLTTSCGLYARAILPDLASPVGSYPALGLKVLPVGLLGLFALALLATVMSTIDSYSFVAASTFSRDIVMRLFRVRENRVTYFTRLGLVVTVVIAVVIVLFFRSVVDIWHIFGSVGTPALLVPVFFSFVGKRRLPSRWAFVSVVFSGMLSLAWYLSRYSGADGVYWLGVEPIFPGLVVSVLIFVMFGRRSADKAVAK
- the greA gene encoding transcription elongation factor GreA; amino-acid sequence: MSDPLYMSKEGRLKLEAELKRLKFEERPKIVAEIKRARELGDISENAEYHAAKEAQGHLERKIAEVQAKLARVRAVDADQIPTDKVYLFAKVLVKDHKTGEEILYTIAPPEEIDIDNDVISVKSPIGASLLGKEVGDVVEIKVPAGVLTYEILQISRD
- the bshB1 gene encoding bacillithiol biosynthesis deacetylase BshB1; this translates as MNKTLPTYDLLSIGAHPDDVEVGTGGVLIDLAKRGYRCGIVILTQGEMGTGGNAEIRASEVTDAARILGVDIIKTFDWGDTRLEDSYDKRMELAKIIRDCRPRILLAPYPHVGHGRRQSHPDHVAAGVIAINASHLASLKKIDIPGEPHLVNRIFHYFLPPQVTPNFVVDITPHFDQWIKALSAHRSQFLNPEKSRDYIESLTLMARSFGMQARCKYGQGFYAVEPIMIKDIMTLGQD